From the genome of Spirosomataceae bacterium TFI 002, one region includes:
- a CDS encoding Nucleotidyl transferase AbiEii toxin, Type IV TA system: MTLHQDKTLFRQAVQFTADQLQISAIYIEKDYWVTYALNIIFKHEIGRDTIFKGGTALSKCFRIIDRFSEDIDLVVIRRDGESNSKLKDKIRIISEVVGRVLPEVETEGITRKMGMNRKTAHSFSKEFSGKYGQIRDRVILESSWLGHHEPFSVRRLNSYIGEMMLNNGQDELAEAHGLLPFEVNVLEPIRTICEKIMSLVRFSYGENPLDNLKKKIRHTYDLHQLLNQQEYMEFFNSSAFDEILLKVAKDDVSSFKNNNEWLIHHPNEALIFKDLDTIWPSLAAVYNGDFKNLVYGDLPKDMAVFETLKMIKVRLAAVNWEGTK; the protein is encoded by the coding sequence ATGACTCTTCACCAAGATAAAACACTTTTTAGGCAGGCGGTACAATTCACCGCTGACCAACTCCAAATTTCCGCTATCTATATAGAAAAAGACTATTGGGTAACGTATGCATTGAACATCATATTTAAGCACGAAATAGGCAGAGATACAATTTTTAAGGGTGGAACAGCTCTTTCTAAATGCTTTAGAATTATAGATCGTTTTTCTGAAGACATCGACCTCGTAGTTATTCGTAGAGATGGAGAAAGCAACAGTAAGCTAAAAGACAAGATTCGAATCATTAGTGAAGTAGTTGGACGTGTCTTGCCAGAAGTAGAGACCGAAGGAATCACTCGAAAAATGGGAATGAATCGCAAGACCGCACACTCTTTTAGTAAAGAGTTTAGTGGCAAATATGGTCAAATAAGAGATAGGGTTATCCTGGAATCATCTTGGCTAGGGCATCACGAGCCTTTCTCAGTAAGAAGACTAAATTCATATATAGGTGAAATGATGCTAAACAATGGGCAAGATGAACTTGCTGAAGCACATGGTCTACTACCTTTTGAAGTCAATGTTCTTGAGCCGATAAGAACTATTTGTGAAAAGATAATGAGCTTGGTGAGGTTTTCGTACGGTGAGAACCCATTGGATAACTTAAAAAAGAAAATTCGCCACACCTATGATTTACACCAACTGCTAAATCAACAAGAATACATGGAGTTTTTCAACTCTTCAGCTTTTGACGAAATACTCTTAAAAGTCGCAAAAGATGATGTATCTAGTTTCAAAAACAATAACGAGTGGTTGATACACCACCCAAACGAAGCTTTGATTTTTAAAGACTTAGATACCATTTGGCCCAGCTTGGCAGCAGTCTATAATGGAGACTTCAAGAATCTTGTAT
- a CDS encoding Transcriptional regulator, AbiEi antitoxin, Type IV TA system: MQVSNNVKLTIDRFPKGYVFTYDDFMVEVNKKEAVIKSLNRLVAAGKLAKLAKGKYYKPEKTPFGELQPNQMQIVKDLLEDNGKLVGYLTGYSAYNELGLTTQVSNTIQIGKNELRPSFKRGRYKISFVKQKNTITKENIPLFQLLDAIRYIKKIPDTTIEASCRRFLAILEDLEPKDKKTMVRLCAKYSPATRALLGALLEENGEDEITESLFKSLNPISKYKIEGAQKVLSSTEKWNIE, translated from the coding sequence ATGCAAGTATCTAATAATGTTAAACTTACCATAGATAGATTTCCAAAAGGGTACGTGTTCACCTATGATGACTTTATGGTAGAGGTGAATAAGAAAGAAGCGGTTATTAAGTCCCTCAATAGATTAGTGGCAGCTGGCAAACTTGCCAAGCTCGCAAAAGGCAAATACTACAAGCCTGAGAAAACTCCTTTTGGCGAGCTTCAGCCAAATCAAATGCAAATAGTGAAAGACCTGCTAGAAGACAATGGCAAGCTAGTAGGCTATCTAACAGGATATAGTGCATATAATGAACTAGGCCTCACAACTCAGGTGAGTAATACAATTCAAATTGGCAAAAATGAGCTTAGACCAAGTTTCAAAAGGGGGCGATATAAAATTAGTTTCGTCAAACAAAAAAATACCATTACAAAAGAAAACATACCGCTTTTTCAGCTATTAGATGCAATACGCTACATTAAAAAAATACCTGACACCACAATAGAGGCATCATGTAGGAGGTTTTTAGCTATTCTTGAAGACTTAGAGCCTAAAGACAAAAAGACAATGGTGAGGCTATGTGCAAAGTACTCACCTGCCACTAGAGCACTACTGGGAGCTCTACTAGAAGAGAATGGCGAAGACGAAATAACCGAGTCCTTGTTCAAGTCTCTAAACCCCATATCTAAATACAAAATTGAAGGAGCACAAAAAGTATTGTCTTCTACCGAAAAATGGAATATTGAATGA
- a CDS encoding type I restriction enzyme, R subunit, whose product MNKKNLTERDICTKFINPAIEKAGWDLMRQVREEYYFTDGRVIVQGKMSTKWRASYLP is encoded by the coding sequence ATGAACAAGAAAAATCTTACCGAACGTGATATTTGCACAAAATTCATCAATCCTGCTATTGAGAAGGCTGGTTGGGATTTGATGCGTCAAGTAAGAGAGGAATATTACTTTACAGATGGTAGAGTGATTGTACAAGGCAAGATGAGTACTAAGTGGAGAGCTTCATATTTACCTTAG
- a CDS encoding DNA binding domain-containing protein, excisionase family, giving the protein MDSFILIKPHDLEALLERTLEKVINNKPHEKENSQDTIWLKVYQAAAYLQIPESSIYQLTHKKKIKFQKVGRGLRFRKEDLDDYVLANVQSKGRKSFLN; this is encoded by the coding sequence ATGGACAGTTTTATTTTAATTAAACCTCATGACTTAGAGGCTCTCCTAGAAAGAACATTGGAGAAAGTCATAAATAACAAGCCTCACGAAAAAGAAAATAGCCAAGATACTATTTGGTTAAAAGTTTATCAAGCCGCCGCCTACCTACAAATTCCGGAGAGTTCTATTTATCAGCTTACACACAAGAAGAAAATTAAATTCCAAAAGGTTGGGCGAGGTCTTCGTTTCCGAAAAGAAGATTTGGATGATTATGTTCTGGCAAATGTCCAATCAAAAGGGAGAAAATCTTTTCTTAATTAA
- a CDS encoding Pyridoxamine 5'-phosphate oxidase, whose product MKSEVANLRINYSLNELLEGDIEKKPVDQFSRWFLEAKSSEIIEPNAMVLSTVSDNKPKSRVVLLKGFDERGFTFFTNYLSHKGQELAENPFASLTFFWDKLQRQVRIEGKIEKLSEQESDEYFESRPKGSQIGAWVSEQSQVILGREVLENKQKELDQKYDSNAKVPRPAHWGGYLLVVDTIEFWQGRPSRLHDRIRYRLIEGNWVIDRLSP is encoded by the coding sequence ATGAAATCTGAAGTTGCAAATTTAAGAATTAACTATTCTCTTAACGAGTTGTTGGAAGGGGATATTGAAAAAAAACCTGTTGACCAATTTTCTCGTTGGTTTTTGGAAGCTAAATCTAGCGAAATTATCGAGCCTAATGCAATGGTTTTGAGTACTGTTAGCGATAATAAACCTAAAAGTAGGGTAGTTTTGCTAAAAGGTTTTGACGAGCGTGGTTTTACGTTTTTTACCAATTATTTGAGTCACAAAGGGCAAGAATTAGCTGAAAACCCTTTCGCTTCACTCACTTTTTTCTGGGATAAGCTCCAAAGACAAGTCAGAATAGAGGGGAAGATTGAGAAATTAAGTGAGCAAGAATCTGACGAATATTTTGAATCGAGGCCCAAAGGAAGCCAGATAGGGGCATGGGTAAGTGAGCAAAGTCAGGTGATTCTTGGTCGTGAAGTTTTGGAAAATAAACAAAAAGAATTAGATCAAAAATATGATTCCAATGCTAAAGTACCACGCCCAGCACACTGGGGTGGATACTTGCTTGTAGTGGATACTATTGAGTTTTGGCAAGGAAGACCTAGCCGTTTACATGATAGGATACGTTATCGATTGATTGAGGGGAATTGGGTGATTGATCGTTTGAGTCCATAA
- a CDS encoding Pimeloyl-ACP methyl ester carboxylesterase, whose product MPYINIRGASYHYEDTMRGKETIVFSHGLLWSGWMFRLQVEALKPFYRVITYDHRGQGRTEGTQGGYDMDSLYEDAVELITKLNNGKPVHFAGLSMGGYVGQRLAARNPRLIKSLVLLETSADEEPKENIKQYKLLNIIVKYIGFWPVQKDVLKLMFGDSFLKNPERKWEADIYLKKLRENSRRYIVKAVEGVIYRKPVLHELHKIKCPTLILVGDQDKPAPLPKSEMIQKEIPHSELKVIPNSGHTSTLEAPEFVNNAILQFLNGVMDSNDQSPNSPQSIDNVSYHVNG is encoded by the coding sequence ATGCCATATATCAACATAAGAGGAGCATCGTATCATTATGAAGATACAATGAGAGGTAAAGAAACCATTGTATTTTCGCATGGCTTATTATGGAGCGGCTGGATGTTTCGACTTCAGGTGGAAGCTCTAAAACCGTTTTATAGAGTAATCACATATGATCACAGGGGACAAGGACGCACCGAAGGAACACAAGGTGGCTACGATATGGACTCCCTTTATGAAGATGCTGTGGAACTAATTACAAAACTCAATAATGGAAAACCCGTGCATTTCGCTGGGTTAAGTATGGGGGGCTATGTGGGTCAAAGGTTAGCCGCGAGGAATCCGAGACTCATTAAATCCCTTGTTTTACTTGAAACATCCGCAGACGAAGAACCAAAGGAAAATATAAAACAATACAAACTTTTAAACATTATCGTTAAGTATATAGGTTTTTGGCCAGTACAAAAAGATGTTCTCAAACTTATGTTTGGAGATTCTTTTTTGAAAAACCCTGAAAGAAAATGGGAGGCTGACATTTACTTAAAAAAGTTGAGAGAGAACAGTAGAAGATACATTGTAAAGGCCGTAGAAGGTGTAATTTACAGAAAACCAGTCTTACATGAGCTGCACAAAATAAAGTGCCCAACGCTCATTCTGGTAGGTGATCAAGATAAACCGGCCCCATTACCAAAATCCGAAATGATCCAAAAGGAGATACCACATTCTGAATTGAAAGTGATTCCAAATAGCGGGCACACCTCAACATTGGAAGCTCCAGAATTTGTAAATAATGCAATTCTACAATTCTTAAACGGAGTTATGGACTCAAACGATCAATCACCCAATTCCCCTCAATCAATCGATAACGTATCCTATCATGTAAACGGCTAG
- a CDS encoding glycine C-acetyltransferase translates to MKRSIFDKLNIEHTPLGAYSKFSHGFFSYPILEGPIGPHMYFNGKKILNWSLNNYLGLGNHPDVKAYEAEVTAEYGLTYPMGSRMMSGNSTDHELFENELAEFSGFPSAFLLNLGYQGIMSVIETVVNHTDAIVYDSECHSCLIDGIRLHKAKGGIYFKYVHNDMDSLEKNIRRAKKYTETTGGGVLVITEGVFGMSGQIASLDKIVDLKHQYGFQLLVDDAHGFGVMGPTGRGTGEHFGVQNDIDIYFATFTKSLASMGAFVGCRKDIVKYLKYNCRSQIFSRTLPLGFVKSCRMKLQMIDELPTFREKLWNIARSLQKGLLDAGFDLGETNSYVTPVYFKQDYSQFQIVNLVNDLRQNMNIFCSGVIYPVIPKGMVLLRLIPTAVHSQEDVDYTIQCFQKVRERLTSGAYDNPFVFEEALALNN, encoded by the coding sequence ATGAAACGATCCATTTTTGACAAGCTCAATATTGAGCACACACCCCTTGGAGCCTACTCCAAATTTTCGCACGGTTTCTTTTCCTACCCCATACTAGAAGGCCCTATTGGACCTCATATGTATTTCAATGGAAAAAAAATCCTTAATTGGTCACTCAACAATTACCTAGGCTTAGGAAATCACCCCGATGTTAAAGCCTACGAAGCAGAAGTAACAGCCGAATATGGGCTTACATACCCAATGGGCTCTAGAATGATGAGTGGCAACTCAACAGATCATGAGCTTTTTGAAAATGAATTAGCTGAATTTTCGGGCTTCCCTAGTGCTTTCCTTTTGAATCTAGGCTATCAAGGTATCATGTCAGTCATAGAAACTGTAGTAAATCATACGGATGCAATTGTATACGACTCAGAATGCCACTCGTGCTTAATAGACGGAATAAGACTTCACAAAGCTAAAGGTGGAATCTATTTTAAATATGTCCATAACGATATGGATAGCCTCGAAAAAAATATTAGAAGGGCAAAAAAATACACCGAAACTACGGGTGGAGGAGTTTTAGTGATCACCGAAGGAGTTTTCGGAATGTCTGGTCAAATTGCCTCTCTTGATAAAATAGTAGATTTAAAACATCAATATGGATTCCAACTTTTGGTTGATGATGCACATGGATTTGGTGTAATGGGACCTACAGGTCGTGGAACAGGTGAGCATTTTGGAGTTCAAAATGACATCGACATTTACTTTGCAACTTTCACTAAATCACTGGCTTCCATGGGAGCATTTGTTGGTTGCAGAAAAGACATTGTAAAGTACCTTAAATACAACTGTAGGTCACAGATATTTTCACGAACCCTTCCTTTAGGTTTTGTCAAAAGCTGCCGAATGAAACTACAAATGATAGATGAGTTACCTACATTCAGGGAAAAACTTTGGAACATAGCACGCTCGCTCCAAAAAGGCCTACTTGATGCAGGATTTGACTTGGGAGAAACCAATTCTTATGTGACCCCTGTTTATTTTAAGCAAGATTATTCTCAGTTTCAAATTGTGAATTTGGTTAATGACCTTAGGCAAAACATGAATATCTTTTGCTCTGGAGTTATATACCCTGTTATTCCTAAGGGAATGGTGCTACTTCGATTGATCCCAACAGCAGTTCATTCGCAGGAAGATGTGGATTACACAATTCAGTGTTTTCAAAAAGTACGCGAGAGGCTCACTAGTGGAGCTTACGACAACCCATTTGTTTTTGAAGAAGCCCTAGCTTTAAACAATTAG
- a CDS encoding D-alanyl-D-alanine carboxypeptidase / D-alanyl-D-alanine-endopeptidase (penicillin-binding protein 4), with protein MIKTLAFILIQIGSINQNIISQIDAFQKSNGIKNGIVSVHVRDCSTDKELLSYNADKSVNSASILKLVSTGAILKYFGPDFKFRTDIKYTGEIINGVISGDLIIKSDGDPSLGSHRYTSTSNFGIELMLALQNIGIKGVKGDLKVIDPDYFKFHHPDSWIWGDIGNYYGSMPHQFNYNENFYTVYFDASHQEGGDVEIKSLKPYSKTWEINNTVKAGPRGSGDQVYIYTAPNSQKILMKGTVPAGAKGFSVKGSIPHPAAVFKEFLIDQLAFNSIIVEHPSYQSGSFFENDTPSFQLHEIFSPSLSELIIDCNFQSINLFADAFIQKIYAEESGTYNLIEAADFVQDFWKKSGAETEGFSIKDGSGLSPSGLVTGQGMTSILSIMAKDHNFDYFLNSIPVLGESGTVKYLDRKNITQGRVHAKSGSITGTRSYAGYSKTKDDRLIAFSIIVNRYDNSQKNKVREFLENILLQTIDINQ; from the coding sequence ATGATAAAAACACTAGCCTTTATTTTGATTCAAATTGGAAGTATCAATCAAAATATCATTTCACAAATTGATGCTTTTCAAAAGAGTAACGGAATAAAAAACGGAATAGTGAGTGTACATGTACGCGATTGTAGCACTGACAAGGAGCTTCTTAGCTACAATGCAGACAAGAGTGTCAATTCGGCTTCTATCCTTAAATTAGTATCAACTGGTGCCATTTTAAAGTATTTTGGTCCCGATTTTAAATTTCGAACTGACATAAAGTATACTGGAGAAATTATCAATGGAGTGATTAGTGGAGACCTTATTATAAAGAGTGATGGCGATCCCAGTCTCGGTTCGCATCGATACACAAGCACTTCAAATTTTGGAATTGAATTAATGCTGGCTCTTCAAAATATTGGAATAAAAGGCGTGAAAGGAGACTTAAAAGTAATTGACCCCGACTATTTCAAATTTCACCATCCTGATAGTTGGATATGGGGAGATATTGGCAATTACTATGGAAGCATGCCACATCAATTCAATTACAACGAAAATTTTTATACAGTTTATTTTGATGCTTCTCACCAAGAAGGAGGAGATGTGGAGATCAAAAGTTTAAAGCCATATTCTAAAACTTGGGAAATTAATAACACTGTAAAAGCGGGACCTAGAGGATCTGGCGATCAAGTTTACATTTATACTGCACCTAATAGCCAAAAGATCCTAATGAAAGGAACTGTTCCAGCTGGGGCAAAAGGTTTTAGTGTGAAAGGATCAATTCCCCACCCTGCAGCAGTTTTTAAAGAATTTTTGATTGACCAACTTGCATTTAACTCAATTATAGTGGAGCACCCTAGTTACCAATCTGGAAGTTTTTTCGAAAACGATACGCCAAGTTTCCAGCTTCACGAAATATTTTCTCCCTCATTAAGTGAATTAATTATCGACTGTAATTTCCAAAGTATCAATCTTTTCGCTGATGCATTCATTCAAAAGATATATGCCGAAGAAAGTGGCACATATAACCTGATTGAAGCGGCAGATTTCGTTCAAGACTTTTGGAAAAAAAGTGGAGCAGAAACTGAAGGATTTAGCATAAAAGATGGTAGTGGTTTGTCACCATCCGGACTTGTAACAGGGCAAGGAATGACCTCTATTCTCAGTATAATGGCTAAAGACCATAATTTCGATTATTTCTTAAACTCCATTCCTGTGCTTGGTGAAAGTGGAACTGTAAAGTACCTCGATAGAAAAAATATCACACAAGGTAGGGTTCACGCCAAAAGCGGATCAATAACAGGTACCAGATCTTATGCCGGATATTCAAAAACTAAAGATGACCGCTTAATAGCTTTTTCCATTATTGTAAACCGTTATGACAACTCTCAAAAAAACAAAGTGAGAGAATTTTTAGAAAATATTTTATTGCAGACAATTGATATAAATCAATAA
- a CDS encoding metallo-beta-lactamase family protein: protein MKLSFFGAVRQVTGSMFLLELEEDYRILIDCGTNLEPKSKIEDSDDEYGLFPFEASMVNLVVLTHAHIDHSGQIPNLFQEGFEGQILCTPATKDLAEILLYDAASLNQRKLKSIQKSKNYSRKRRSIATGGLYLNRQVEEAIDNFVPLEHNRKFKITENCSITFIPAGHLLGASHVVFEVRENGNVKTICFSGDIGRKNYPLLCDPQGIPEVDYLICESTYGMRYHEDKQDPKELLKSIIKECCIDIPGRLIIPTFSVGRTQALLYTLNRIYEEDDIEPIKVFTDSPLGKASTKVHEKYTHLLNPHAIAFKKENDMLFDFENLHYVSGTKESEAISSHSEACIIISSSGMIQGGRIEHHVATNLENPYACLLFIGYATEGSLGHKLRHQELKQLTIRGAKKDVLLKIRSTDVFSGHGDLGDLLNFVKSQNPEKLKKVFLVHGELDSMINFKEELSKENYNNVEIPEKNQTFVL from the coding sequence ATGAAATTATCTTTTTTTGGTGCAGTAAGGCAGGTAACCGGTAGTATGTTTCTACTGGAGTTGGAGGAAGACTACCGTATTCTAATAGATTGTGGAACTAATTTGGAGCCAAAATCTAAAATAGAAGACTCCGATGATGAGTACGGATTGTTTCCTTTTGAGGCTTCAATGGTTAACTTAGTTGTCTTAACCCATGCTCATATTGACCACTCAGGTCAAATTCCAAACCTATTTCAAGAAGGTTTTGAAGGACAAATTTTATGTACGCCGGCTACCAAGGATTTAGCAGAGATTCTTTTGTACGATGCCGCAAGTCTAAATCAAAGGAAATTAAAGTCTATTCAAAAAAGCAAAAACTACTCTAGAAAGCGTAGATCAATCGCTACAGGAGGACTTTATCTTAATCGCCAAGTAGAAGAAGCGATTGATAATTTTGTGCCTTTGGAACATAATAGGAAATTTAAAATAACCGAAAACTGTAGCATTACTTTCATTCCTGCTGGTCACTTATTGGGAGCGAGCCACGTTGTTTTTGAAGTTCGTGAAAACGGTAATGTAAAAACAATATGTTTTTCGGGGGATATAGGAAGGAAAAACTATCCTTTACTTTGCGACCCACAAGGTATTCCGGAGGTTGACTATTTAATATGTGAGAGTACATATGGAATGCGATATCATGAAGATAAGCAAGACCCCAAGGAACTGCTTAAAAGTATTATTAAAGAATGTTGTATTGATATTCCCGGTCGATTGATCATTCCAACTTTCAGTGTTGGACGTACTCAAGCTCTACTTTATACACTTAATAGGATTTACGAAGAAGATGACATTGAACCTATCAAAGTATTTACTGATAGTCCATTGGGTAAAGCAAGTACAAAGGTTCATGAGAAATATACTCATCTATTAAATCCTCATGCAATAGCTTTTAAGAAAGAAAATGACATGCTTTTTGACTTTGAAAACTTACATTACGTAAGTGGTACTAAGGAGTCGGAAGCGATAAGTAGTCACTCCGAAGCTTGTATTATTATATCAAGTTCAGGAATGATTCAGGGTGGGAGAATTGAACATCATGTAGCAACAAACCTAGAAAACCCATATGCGTGTTTGCTATTTATAGGTTATGCTACGGAAGGTTCTTTGGGGCATAAATTACGACACCAAGAACTTAAGCAGTTGACAATTCGAGGTGCAAAAAAAGATGTACTTTTGAAGATTCGAAGTACAGACGTATTTAGTGGACACGGAGACTTAGGAGATTTGCTTAATTTCGTAAAGTCCCAAAATCCTGAAAAGTTGAAAAAGGTGTTTTTGGTTCATGGCGAATTGGATTCCATGATTAATTTTAAAGAAGAACTTTCAAAAGAAAATTACAACAATGTCGAAATTCCTGAAAAGAATCAGACATTTGTACTATAG
- a CDS encoding acetyl-CoA carboxylase carboxyl transferase subunit alpha, producing MRTLLEFEKPIAELEAKLEDMKRLAEENNVDVSTAVRNLTKSIDQLRNETFENLTRWQRVQLSRHPDRPYTLDYIEEMCEEFHELHGDRTVGDDPAIIGGLGNIDGQPVMIIGQQKGRNTKQRQYRNFGMPNPEGYRKALRLMKMAEKFNIPIVTLIDTPGAFPGIEAEERGQGEAIARNIKEMMTLKVPVICIIIGEGASGGALGIAIGDRVLMLENAWYSVISPENCSTILWRSWEFKEQAAEALKLTAKDMKSFGLVDGIIPEPKGGAHLDFVKTMNTVKKTILAEIKELQKLDNAERVSKRIDKFCSMGVITE from the coding sequence ATGAGAACACTACTAGAATTTGAAAAGCCCATTGCGGAACTAGAAGCCAAGTTGGAAGACATGAAAAGGCTGGCAGAAGAAAACAATGTGGATGTGAGTACTGCGGTAAGAAACCTCACCAAAAGCATAGATCAGTTAAGAAACGAGACTTTTGAAAACTTAACTAGATGGCAACGAGTTCAACTTTCGAGACATCCTGATAGACCATATACGCTTGATTACATTGAGGAAATGTGTGAGGAGTTTCATGAGCTTCATGGAGATAGAACAGTGGGCGATGACCCAGCTATCATAGGTGGTTTAGGAAATATCGATGGTCAGCCAGTGATGATTATTGGCCAGCAGAAAGGTAGAAATACGAAACAACGTCAATACAGGAATTTCGGAATGCCAAACCCTGAAGGGTATAGAAAAGCCCTCAGATTGATGAAAATGGCCGAAAAATTCAATATTCCAATAGTAACTTTGATAGATACTCCTGGTGCATTTCCTGGAATTGAAGCCGAGGAAAGAGGTCAAGGAGAGGCTATAGCTAGAAACATCAAAGAAATGATGACTCTTAAGGTTCCTGTTATCTGTATTATTATAGGTGAAGGTGCATCTGGAGGTGCATTAGGAATTGCAATTGGTGATAGAGTGCTTATGTTAGAAAATGCTTGGTACTCTGTGATTTCTCCAGAAAACTGCTCTACTATTCTGTGGAGAAGCTGGGAATTCAAAGAGCAAGCAGCTGAAGCATTGAAACTCACTGCCAAAGACATGAAGTCATTTGGTTTGGTGGATGGTATCATTCCAGAACCTAAAGGTGGAGCTCATTTAGATTTTGTAAAAACCATGAATACGGTGAAAAAAACTATTCTGGCAGAAATAAAAGAATTACAAAAGCTTGACAATGCTGAGCGTGTAAGCAAAAGGATTGACAAGTTTTGTTCAATGGGAGTTATAACGGAGTAA
- a CDS encoding putative hydrolase of the HAD superfamily: MLDPKIEALVFDFGNVIINIDVERTLDAFAALTRRPVNRIKTVFEEDQIFRRYETGLFQDAEFRDIVRQALGFPFSDHEVDTAWNALLLDVPKERISLIEHLKTRYPVYLLSNTNNIHIEACNKYFKANFGIPTVESMFTKAFYSYKMELWKPEKAIYKQLLGEINKEPSQVLFVDDNEFNITSASEMGIQTIHLIPPDDILNHFKI, translated from the coding sequence ATGTTGGATCCCAAAATTGAGGCTTTAGTTTTTGACTTTGGAAATGTGATCATCAATATTGATGTTGAACGTACCTTAGACGCTTTTGCTGCACTCACTCGTAGACCTGTTAATAGAATAAAAACTGTTTTTGAAGAGGATCAGATCTTTAGGAGATATGAAACTGGTCTTTTTCAAGATGCTGAGTTTAGAGATATTGTTCGTCAGGCTCTAGGATTTCCTTTTAGTGATCATGAAGTTGATACGGCTTGGAATGCATTGTTGTTAGATGTTCCCAAAGAGCGAATTTCGTTAATTGAGCATTTGAAAACTAGGTATCCGGTTTACCTCCTAAGTAATACTAACAATATTCATATTGAGGCTTGTAATAAATACTTCAAAGCCAATTTTGGTATTCCTACTGTAGAATCAATGTTTACAAAAGCATTTTATTCGTACAAAATGGAGCTATGGAAGCCTGAAAAGGCTATTTATAAGCAATTACTTGGCGAAATAAATAAGGAGCCTTCCCAAGTCCTATTTGTAGACGACAACGAATTTAACATCACATCGGCCTCTGAAATGGGAATTCAAACCATTCATTTGATTCCACCAGATGACATATTAAACCATTTCAAGATTTGA
- a CDS encoding Peptidase family M50, with translation MKKTLLIQIGLFVATVITTTLTGAEWMTGRSFIFGDELRLGWDDFVNGFYYTIPFLGFLTTHEFGHYFMAKYRKVKVTLPYYIPFWFGIISTFGTMGAFIRIKQEVKSRNDYFDIGIAGPLAGFVVALAATAYGFANLPDIDYIFTIHPEYKAFGANYGDFVYKDMSDLGAMRIGDSFLSGYLKDTFANPSLIPHPNEMIHYPIVVAGFLGLFFTALNLLPVGQLDGGHILFALIGEKNFNIVSPVIFCLFTCFAGIGFFTPNELTNTLAEDYLGTLMNFAFYIYFIFICVSKITENTLTNWCIALSIVFIQLLSSRLFPEFEGYSGFLAFAFLIGRLLGVYHPPVDSSEELGTTRIVLGWLAIVIFVLCFSPYPFY, from the coding sequence TTGAAAAAAACACTGCTCATTCAAATAGGGCTTTTTGTGGCTACAGTAATTACTACCACGCTAACTGGTGCCGAATGGATGACCGGTCGTAGCTTTATATTCGGTGATGAACTTCGCCTTGGCTGGGATGACTTTGTCAATGGGTTTTACTACACAATCCCATTTCTAGGTTTTCTCACTACTCATGAGTTTGGCCATTATTTCATGGCTAAATATCGAAAAGTAAAAGTAACCTTACCTTATTATATTCCATTTTGGTTTGGAATCATTAGCACTTTTGGAACAATGGGTGCATTTATTAGAATCAAACAAGAAGTAAAGAGTAGAAACGATTACTTTGACATTGGAATTGCTGGTCCTTTAGCAGGTTTTGTAGTGGCTTTAGCTGCAACTGCTTATGGTTTTGCTAACCTGCCCGATATCGACTATATATTTACCATTCATCCAGAATATAAAGCTTTTGGAGCTAATTATGGCGATTTCGTGTACAAAGACATGAGTGATTTAGGTGCTATGAGAATTGGTGATAGCTTTTTGTCGGGTTATCTAAAAGATACTTTTGCTAACCCAAGTCTAATTCCGCATCCCAACGAAATGATTCATTATCCTATCGTAGTTGCAGGATTTTTAGGGCTGTTTTTTACAGCTCTTAATTTGTTGCCAGTAGGACAGTTAGATGGAGGACATATCTTGTTTGCCCTCATTGGTGAAAAGAATTTCAATATCGTTTCTCCTGTTATATTCTGTTTATTTACATGTTTTGCAGGGATAGGTTTTTTTACACCAAACGAACTTACCAATACACTCGCTGAGGACTACTTGGGAACGCTCATGAATTTTGCTTTCTACATCTACTTCATATTTATCTGTGTGTCTAAAATCACGGAAAATACGTTGACAAATTGGTGTATTGCACTTTCTATAGTTTTTATCCAATTGTTAAGTAGTCGCTTATTCCCTGAGTTTGAGGGTTATTCTGGCTTTTTAGCATTTGCATTTTTGATTGGTAGGTTGCTTGGAGTATATCATCCACCTGTTGACAGTTCTGAAGAATTAGGGACTACAAGAATTGTTCTTGGTTGGTTAGCAATTGTTATATTCGTACTTTGTTTTAGCCCTTATCCATTTTACTAA